In the genome of Methanococcoides burtonii DSM 6242, the window TAGTTTAATCTAAATTAAAAAAGATTATATAGCAGCTACTTTTAGTATAAACATGCACAAATTCAAAATTATTTTTGTACTCATATTGAGCACGTTTGTATTGTTTTCAGTGGGATGTGTTGAAAATTCAATTGTAACTGAAGAGAAAATCATAGATATTGAGTCAGTTGAAAAATATGATCTTGTAGCTGCAAACAATGCATTTGCATTTGATATGTATTCAATCTCTAAAAATGAAAATGAAGGGAATGTTCTTTTTTCACCATATAGCATATTCAGTGCAATATCAATTTGTTATGAAGGAGCAGAAGGATCAACAAAGAAACAAATTGCAGATGTATTTGGTTATCCTTTAGAGAAAATTGTTCTTGAAGCAAATTCAAAAAAACTGATGAATGAGCTATATCTTGAAGATGAGAACAATGCTTTAAAAACTGCAAATGCACTTTGGATTAAAAAAAATTATCTTTTGAATGAGCAATATGTATTCAACGTTGAAACATTCTATGGAGGATTAGTCAAACCACTCGATTTTATAAATAAACCGGAAGATTCCAGAAATACCATTAATTTGTGGGTAGAAGAGAAAACCAGTGGAAAAATAAATGAAATGGTTACAGAAGGTGGAATAAGTCCAGCTACACTTATGATGATTACCAATACCGTTTATTTCAATGGAACATGGTATAATCAATTTGAACCACGCAATACAAAACAAGAGCAATTCTATCTTTCAAATGGCCAGAGTAAAACAGTTGACTTCATGACTGCCAATGAAGTATTCAATTGCGCAGAAGATCATAGTGCAAAAATTGTGGAATTGCCATATCGGGACAATAATATTAGTATGTACATCGTACTTCCAAAAGAAAATAATATTTCTAATTTTGAAAGTAGTTTTACCATAGATAAGTATACTGAATTGAAGTATAATATGTCAAAACAGCAAGGAGAAATATGTCTTCCCAAATTTACGTATTCGACAAATTCTGAACTCGTAACTTCTTTGCAGGATTTAGGTATGACCGATGCTTTTAACATTATGACTGCAAATTTTTCTGGATTATATAATAGTGAAAAATACCAAAAAGAAAACTTAGCAATATCCGGGATTAATCACAAGGCAGTTATTGATGTAAATGAACAGGGAACCGAAGCAGCAGCAGCAACATTGGTATCTTTCTTTATGGGCTATTCTGCACCAAATTGGGAATTAAAAGCAGATCATCCATTCATGTTTTTTATTGAAGACAGAAACACAGAATGTATTCTTTTTATGGGAAAAGTTGAAAATCCAGATTATGAAGAAGTATCGGTTTGATACATTCTTCAATTTAATTTTCCAGTTTGTGTGAAATTTACAAAAGAGATTACACATATATCCCTTTTGAACAGAGGTAAAGGATTACTGTAACAATTGGCATGGGAACCATAATACTAAATCCACATATCGTGGATCCCCCACGTCGAATCCCCAAACTCGCTTAAAATAATACGGCTTCCACACCCATGTAGTACATTGGTTTAGAGTCTAAAAAGGGTATCGATCATACAAAAATTATTAAATATATTTTCTTAAAGTTATTATTCAAAATAGTACAAATGTTAGTAAGGAGATGGGTGAGAAATTATTAAAGGTGGTAATTAATCCAATCACAATCCGCTGACGGAAATCCTCTCCCTTCTCCCAGATTATAAATTGGCATGTCGATTAAAACCGGTTGCGGTAGAATATGCAATAATTTCCAGTATTCATTTATATATTTTTAATGAATTCGTAAAGAGAAAAAAGTATCAGGAGTATTTTACAAGACAATTTCAGTAGTTCTCTAATTTTGGCATAATTCACGAAATCAATACCATTCGGCACATTAATATACCTTTAAAATGCCCTTTCCATGTTATCACGACTAGAATTAACACCTGCTCACTGTATCAAAACGGTTCTACCACCACTTCTGGACAACATTCCCATTTCAATAAATGGATCACTTACTCCTAAAGACCTTTTCACTAATGTTCTCGGAATGTCCACCGATAAACTTTCAATCCATTCAATTGGTAAACAATATCATAAGACTCCATGTGAAACATCGATGAGATATCATTTGCATAAGATTGATTTCGATCAGCTCATTGAAAACAATGCAAAGATTCTCTTGCAATCATCCCACTAAACCCTTGATTCAAATAAAAAGTATGATCTTGCAATTGATTATACAAATGATCCATACTATGGAAAAGTGGATGCTATCAATGAGAACTATGTGATTCGAGGACAAGCTAAGAAATCAACAAACTCATTCTACTCTTACATTTCTCTTTGCATCATAAACAAATACACAAGATTTACAATTTCCATGTTGCCTGTAGAAAAAGGCAGAACGAAGACAGATTATCTTAAATATTTCATAGATCTAGTTGATAAAATCAATCTTAAGACCAATGTTCTTTGTTTGGACCGAGAATTTTACTCCAGAGACGTTTTTGCATTTTTACAGGAGAATGAGATTCCACATATTACTCCTGTTGTAAGGATGGGAAAAAGAATAAAGGATCTTCTTGATGGAAATAAAAAACGTTATGAGAAGTACGTTATGAAGAATAAGAAAGGAGATGTAGAACTTGATATTGCTATTGATGTTAAGTATCTGAAAGGAAAGAGAGGGAAAAATGGTTGTGAGAATTTAGGGTTTGTTGTTTATGGAATTGATTGGGAACCAGGAAAGATTAGCACGATCTACAGGAAACGATTTACTATTGAATCATCATATCGAATGCGGAATGTGGTGAAACCGAAAACATCTTCAAGAAATCCAATGCTACGATATTTCTATGCGTTGATATCATTTATGCTGAAAAATGCATGGTTATCGATTCAGAGAATGCATTTTATGAAGGTGAAAAGGGGACCGAAAACGATAGAAGAAGATGTTTTTAGATTTGATTTATTTGTTCACTTTATTGAGGTATGGGTGAGAAAAAAGTTGAAAGTAAAGTTAGTAGTGAAATGTTATAGGTAACCTTGCATGATTTATTTAGTGGAGGGAATATTAGTGAAGTACTGAAATTGACTAATGCAAAGAGATTGCAGGTCCTCAAACAGATCGGTGGCATTAAGACTGATGTTCAATCAGCTGCTGAACAGGCTGGCTTTGGATCACTTGAGTTGGAGAATTTCGATACTGCAGCTGCACCTGCGAATGTGGGCAGCATTGTCAGTTCAGGAAAAGATGATCTCAAACCTTCCGATGAAGACGGCGACAAGCTTGCGGATTATCTTCTCAAGGCCTACGCCGATGCTCAAGCAGCTGTGGGTGACA includes:
- a CDS encoding serpin family protein translates to MSTFVLFSVGCVENSIVTEEKIIDIESVEKYDLVAANNAFAFDMYSISKNENEGNVLFSPYSIFSAISICYEGAEGSTKKQIADVFGYPLEKIVLEANSKKLMNELYLEDENNALKTANALWIKKNYLLNEQYVFNVETFYGGLVKPLDFINKPEDSRNTINLWVEEKTSGKINEMVTEGGISPATLMMITNTVYFNGTWYNQFEPRNTKQEQFYLSNGQSKTVDFMTANEVFNCAEDHSAKIVELPYRDNNISMYIVLPKENNISNFESSFTIDKYTELKYNMSKQQGEICLPKFTYSTNSELVTSLQDLGMTDAFNIMTANFSGLYNSEKYQKENLAISGINHKAVIDVNEQGTEAAAATLVSFFMGYSAPNWELKADHPFMFFIEDRNTECILFMGKVENPDYEEVSV